In Mastacembelus armatus chromosome 4, fMasArm1.2, whole genome shotgun sequence, the following are encoded in one genomic region:
- the LOC113139656 gene encoding 1-phosphatidylinositol 4,5-bisphosphate phosphodiesterase gamma-1-like isoform X1, with the protein MCAARFSGCLNGCAEEAAGAAAGAAGPVMASRMLDWTEAGPRILHSLEMGTVMTVFYQKKSQRPERRTFQIRQDARQIVWSRNPDKIEGEIDIREIRELRLGKGSRDFERYPEEARKLDSAHCFIVLYGLEFRLRTLSVAAFSEEEVNMWVTGLNWLMIDTQRAPAPQQTDRWLRKQFEVMDRNHEGSITVKDVKALLPQVNYRVPNMRFLKDKLQEVEARSDLSYPNFAQLYRTLMFDAQRSIIEQLELSFPLRNVDRPELCQISLYDFQKFLQMDQKESWASDLSRVREFLMGYMGGGPHPEPMLQLDEFLTFLFSKENSVCDPRLSPVVHDDMKRPLSQYWISSSHNTYLTGDQFSSESSLEAYARCLRMGCRCIELDCWDGPDDLPIIYHGHTLTSKIKFLDVLHTIKEHAFVTSEYPVILSIEDHCSVVQQRNMATHFKKVFGDLLLTKPVDNNAEELPSPYQLRRKILIKHKKLVEGTLYEEVTSASYSENDISNSLKNGILYLEDPIDHTWTPHYFVLTSNKIYYSEETSHYQTADEEEDDEGKEECNNNEQHCAERWFHGKLGGGRDGRQVAEKLLQEYCEGGAKDGTFLVRESETFVGDYTLSFWRSGRVQHCRIHSRQESGSTRFYLTDNLVFDSLYRLICHYRDTPLRCNEFEMRLGSPVPQPNAHESREWYHSSLSRVQAEHMLMRVPRDGAFLVRKRSEHNSYAISFRAEGKIKHCRIQQEGRLFMLGSSAEFESLVDLVSYYEKHPLYRKMRLRYPINEDTLDRMGTTELDYGALYEVRTPHFYVEANKMPTARCTVKALYDYRAQREDELCFPKQALILNVDKQEGGWWRGDYGGKKQLWFPANYVEEVPSSPTRDLNEASTENSPLGTFLKGFIDVPTCHVVIHKDGKNSRPFVFTIHSQHLSSHPVQTLDVAADSLEDLSNWVSKIREAAQNADARMQEEKQMERRKKIAVELSELVVYCRPVPFNEDKIGTERACYRDMSSFPETKAEKFATHTRGKRFLQYNRRQLSRVYPRGQRLDSSNYDPLPMWLCGSQLVALNFQTPDKPMQLNQALFMLGGGSGYVPQPDIMRDDIFDPFDKDTLHVEPITVQLQVLGARHLPKNGRSIVCPFVEVEICGADYDGCKCKTDVVADNGLNPVWVQNQFVFDIHNPTFSFLRFVVYEEDMFSDPNFLAQVTYPVRLLRTGYRSVPLKNSYSEELELASLLVHVEIVNAKEEDDENLYTSIQRLRDRTSELSNQVSLLERAGSADLSYQQSLEELRAAQDQLSELVEARNRRLVEKKRREKLRQQVAAKRS; encoded by the exons TTGACATACGAGAGATCCGGGAGCTGCGTCTGGGGAAGGGCTCCCGGGATTTCGAGCGCTACCCAGAGGAGGCTCGGAAACTGGACTCTGCCCACTGCTTCATCGTCCTGTACGGCCTGGAGTTTCGCCTGAGGACGCTCAGCGTGGCCG ccttCAGTGAGGAGGAGGTCAACATGTGGGTCACAGGTCTGAACTGGCTGATGATCGACACTCAGAGAGCGCCGGCGCCGCAGCAGACGGACAG GTGGCTCAGGAAACAGTTTGAAGTCATGGACAGGAACCACGAGGGCAG CATCACAGTGAAGGATGTGAAAGCTCTGCTGCCTCAGGTCAACTACAGAGTTCCCAACATGCGCTTCCTCAAAGACAAGCTGCAG GAGGTGGAGGCCCGGAGCGACCTGTCCTACCCCAACTTTGCACAGCTCTACAGAACCCTGATGTTTGATGCACAGAGGAGT ATAATTGAGCAGCTGGAGCTCTCCTTCCCTCTGCG GAACGTTGACAGACCGGAGCTTTGTCAGATCTCCCTCTACGACTTCCAGAAGTTTTTACAGATGGACCAGAAG GAGTCCTGGGCCTCAGACCTGAGTCGTGTCAGGGAGTTTCTCATGGGCTACATGGGTGGGGGGCCGCACCCGGAGCCCATGCTGCAACTGGACGAG TTCCTGACCTTCCTGTTCTCCAAAGAGAACTCTGTGTGTGACCCTCGACTTTCACCTGTCGTTCACGATGACATGAAACGACCATTGTCTCAGTACTGGATCTCGTCTTCACACAACAC CTACCTGACAGGTGACCAGTTTTCCAGTGAATCTTCTTTAGAAGCCTACGCCCGCTGTCTGAGGATGGGCTGCCGCTGCATTGAGT TGGACTGCTGGGATGGACCCGATGACCTGCCGATCATCTATCACGGTCACACACTCACCTCCAAGATCAAATTCTTGGATGTGCTTCACACCATCAAAGAACACGCCTTTGTAACCTCTGA GTATCCTGTGATCCTGTCCATCGAGGACCACTGCAGCGTGGTCCAACAGAGGAACATGGCCACACACTTTAAGAAGGTGTTTGGAGACCTGCTGCTCACCAAGCCGGTCGACAACAACGCAGAGGAGCTTCCTTCGCCCTACCAGCTGCGCAGAAAGATCCTCAtcaaa CACAAGAAGCTGGTGGAAGGGACCTTGTATGAAGAGGTGACGTCAGCCAGCTACTCTGAGAACGACATCAGCAACTCGCTGAAAAACGGCATCCTCTACCTCGAAGATCCCATCGACCAT ACATGGACCCCACACTATTTTGTCCTAACGAGTAATAAGATCTACTACTCAGAGGAGACATCTCATTACCAGACAGctgatgaggaggaagacgaTGAAGGAAAAGAG GAGTGTAACAACAACGAGCAGCACTGTGCGGAGCGCTGGTTCCACGGGAAGCTGGGTGGAGGTCGGGATGGTCGGCAGGTGGCTGAGAAACTGCTGCAGGAATACTGCGAGGGCGGGGCTAAAGACGGCACCTTCCTGGTGCGGGAGAGCGAGACGTTTGTCGGAGACTACACCCTCTCATTCTG GCGCTCCGGTCGTGTCCAGCACTGCAGGATTCACTCGCGTCAGGAGTCGGGCTCCACGCGCTTCTACCTGACTGACAACCTGGTGTTTGACAGCCTGTACCGGCTCATCTGCCACTACAGGGACACGCCGCTGCGCTGCAACGAGTTCGAGATGAGGCTGGGCAGCCCCGTACCGCAGCCCAACGCTCACGAGAGCAGAGA GTGGTACCACTCCAGTCTGTCCCGCGTTCAGGCTGAACATATGTTGATGCGTGTGCCCAGAGACGGAGCTTTCCTGGTGCGAAAACGCAGCGAACACAACTCCTACGCCATCTCTTTCAG GGCTGAGGGCAAGATCAAGCACTGTCGCATTCAGCAGGAGGGCCGGCTCTTCATGCTCGGCAGCTCGGCAGAGTTCGAGAGTCTGGTCGACCTGGTGAGCTACTACGAAAAACATCCTCTTTACCGCAAGATGAGGCTGCGCTACCCCATCAACGAGGACACTCTGGACCGCATGGGCACCACG GAGCTGGACTATGGCGCCCTGTACGAGGTTCGCACTCCTCATTTCTATGTGGAGGCCAATAAGATGCCCACAGCCCGG TGCACAGTCAAGGCTCTGTATGATTACCGAGCCCAGAGGGAAGACGAGCTCTGTTTTCCCAAACAGGCGCTGATCCTCAACGTGGACAAACAGGAGGGCGGCTG GTGGCGAGGCGACTATGGTGGGAAGAAACAGCTGTGGTTTCCTGCCAACTATGTGGAGGAGGTGCCCAGCTCTCCCACCAGAGACCTGAATGAAGCT TCCACAGAGAACAGTCCTCTGGGTACGTTCCTCAAGGGTTTCATCGATGTACCCACCTGCCACGTCG TGATTCATAAAGATGGGAAGAACTCTCGACCCTTCGTGTTCACGATCCACTCCCAGCACCTCTCCTCTCACCCGGTCCAGACCCTGGACGTGGCAGCGGACAGTCTGGAGGACCTGAGCAACTGGGTCAGCAAGATCAGAGAGGCTGCCCAGAACGCCGATGCACGG ATGCAGGAGGAGAAgcagatggagaggaggaagaagattGCAGTGGAGTTGTCAGAGCTCGTGGTTTACTGCAGACCTGTCCCCTTCAATGAGGACA AGATCGGGACGGAGAGGGCGTGTTACCGGGACATGTCATCCTTCCCAGAGACGAAGGCAGAGAAGTTTGCGACACACACTCGAGGAAAACGCTTCCTGCAATACAACCGCCGCCAGCTTTCCAGAGTTTATCCCCGTGGACAGAGACTGGACTCGTCCAACTACGACCCACTTCCCATGTGGCTGTGTGGCTCCCAGCTGGTTGCACTCAATTTCCAGACCCCAG aTAAACCTATGCAGCTGAACCAGGCCTTGTTCATGCTTGGAGGTGGCAGCGGTTACGTTCCCCAGCCCGACATCATGAGGGACGACATCTTTGACCCTTTCGACAAGGACACACTGCACGTGGAGCCGATCACCGTCCAGTTACAG GTGTTGGGGGCTCGTCACCTGCCCAAAAATGGCCGCAGCATTGTGTGTCCCTTTGTGGAGGTGGAGATCTGTGGGGCCGACTACGACGGCTGCAAGTGCAAGACAGATGTTGTAG CAGACAACGGTCTGAATCCTGTGTGGGTGCAGAAccagtttgtgtttgacatCCACAACCCCACCTTCTCCTTTCTGCGTTTCGTTGTCTACGAGGAGGACATGTTCAGTGACCCCAACTTCCTGGCACAGGTGACGTATCCTGTGCGTCTGCTGCGAACAG GCTACAGGAGCGTACCTCTGAAGAACAGCTACAGTGAGGAGCTGGAGTTGGCATCACTTCTGGTTCACGTTGAGATCGTCAATGCAAAG GAAGAAGACGACGAGAACCTGTACACGTCCATCCAGCGGCTGCGGGATCGGACCAGCGAACTGTCCAACCAAGTTTCTCTGCTGGAGAGGGCGGGCTCGGCAGACCTCAGCTACCAGCAGAGCCTGGAGGAGCTGAGAGCAGCTCAGGATCAGCTGAGCGAGCTGGTTGAGGCTCGAAACCGCAG
- the LOC113139656 gene encoding 1-phosphatidylinositol 4,5-bisphosphate phosphodiesterase gamma-1-like isoform X2, whose product MCAARFSGCLNGCAEEAAGAAAGAAGPVMASRMLDWTEAGPRILHSLEMGTVMTVFYQKKSQRPERRTFQIRQDARQIVWSRNPDKIEGEIDIREIRELRLGKGSRDFERYPEEARKLDSAHCFIVLYGLEFRLRTLSVAAFSEEEVNMWVTGLNWLMIDTQRAPAPQQTDRWLRKQFEVMDRNHEGSITVKDVKALLPQVNYRVPNMRFLKDKLQEVEARSDLSYPNFAQLYRTLMFDAQRSIIEQLELSFPLRNVDRPELCQISLYDFQKFLQMDQKESWASDLSRVREFLMGYMGGGPHPEPMLQLDEFLTFLFSKENSVCDPRLSPVVHDDMKRPLSQYWISSSHNTYLTGDQFSSESSLEAYARCLRMGCRCIELDCWDGPDDLPIIYHGHTLTSKIKFLDVLHTIKEHAFVTSEYPVILSIEDHCSVVQQRNMATHFKKVFGDLLLTKPVDNNAEELPSPYQLRRKILIKHKKLVEGTLYEEVTSASYSENDISNSLKNGILYLEDPIDHTWTPHYFVLTSNKIYYSEETSHYQTADEEEDDEGKEECNNNEQHCAERWFHGKLGGGRDGRQVAEKLLQEYCEGGAKDGTFLVRESETFVGDYTLSFWRSGRVQHCRIHSRQESGSTRFYLTDNLVFDSLYRLICHYRDTPLRCNEFEMRLGSPVPQPNAHESREWYHSSLSRVQAEHMLMRVPRDGAFLVRKRSEHNSYAISFRAEGKIKHCRIQQEGRLFMLGSSAEFESLVDLVSYYEKHPLYRKMRLRYPINEDTLDRMGTTELDYGALYEVRTPHFYVEANKMPTARCTVKALYDYRAQREDELCFPKQALILNVDKQEGGWWRGDYGGKKQLWFPANYVEEVPSSPTRDLNEASTENSPLGTFLKGFIDVPTCHVVIHKDGKNSRPFVFTIHSQHLSSHPVQTLDVAADSLEDLSNWVSKIREAAQNADARMQEEKQMERRKKIAVELSELVVYCRPVPFNEDKIGTERACYRDMSSFPETKAEKFATHTRGKRFLQYNRRQLSRVYPRGQRLDSSNYDPLPMWLCGSQLVALNFQTPDKPMQLNQALFMLGGGSGYVPQPDIMRDDIFDPFDKDTLHVEPITVQLQVLGARHLPKNGRSIVCPFVEVEICGADYDGCKCKTDVVDNGLNPVWVQNQFVFDIHNPTFSFLRFVVYEEDMFSDPNFLAQVTYPVRLLRTGYRSVPLKNSYSEELELASLLVHVEIVNAKEEDDENLYTSIQRLRDRTSELSNQVSLLERAGSADLSYQQSLEELRAAQDQLSELVEARNRRLVEKKRREKLRQQVAAKRS is encoded by the exons TTGACATACGAGAGATCCGGGAGCTGCGTCTGGGGAAGGGCTCCCGGGATTTCGAGCGCTACCCAGAGGAGGCTCGGAAACTGGACTCTGCCCACTGCTTCATCGTCCTGTACGGCCTGGAGTTTCGCCTGAGGACGCTCAGCGTGGCCG ccttCAGTGAGGAGGAGGTCAACATGTGGGTCACAGGTCTGAACTGGCTGATGATCGACACTCAGAGAGCGCCGGCGCCGCAGCAGACGGACAG GTGGCTCAGGAAACAGTTTGAAGTCATGGACAGGAACCACGAGGGCAG CATCACAGTGAAGGATGTGAAAGCTCTGCTGCCTCAGGTCAACTACAGAGTTCCCAACATGCGCTTCCTCAAAGACAAGCTGCAG GAGGTGGAGGCCCGGAGCGACCTGTCCTACCCCAACTTTGCACAGCTCTACAGAACCCTGATGTTTGATGCACAGAGGAGT ATAATTGAGCAGCTGGAGCTCTCCTTCCCTCTGCG GAACGTTGACAGACCGGAGCTTTGTCAGATCTCCCTCTACGACTTCCAGAAGTTTTTACAGATGGACCAGAAG GAGTCCTGGGCCTCAGACCTGAGTCGTGTCAGGGAGTTTCTCATGGGCTACATGGGTGGGGGGCCGCACCCGGAGCCCATGCTGCAACTGGACGAG TTCCTGACCTTCCTGTTCTCCAAAGAGAACTCTGTGTGTGACCCTCGACTTTCACCTGTCGTTCACGATGACATGAAACGACCATTGTCTCAGTACTGGATCTCGTCTTCACACAACAC CTACCTGACAGGTGACCAGTTTTCCAGTGAATCTTCTTTAGAAGCCTACGCCCGCTGTCTGAGGATGGGCTGCCGCTGCATTGAGT TGGACTGCTGGGATGGACCCGATGACCTGCCGATCATCTATCACGGTCACACACTCACCTCCAAGATCAAATTCTTGGATGTGCTTCACACCATCAAAGAACACGCCTTTGTAACCTCTGA GTATCCTGTGATCCTGTCCATCGAGGACCACTGCAGCGTGGTCCAACAGAGGAACATGGCCACACACTTTAAGAAGGTGTTTGGAGACCTGCTGCTCACCAAGCCGGTCGACAACAACGCAGAGGAGCTTCCTTCGCCCTACCAGCTGCGCAGAAAGATCCTCAtcaaa CACAAGAAGCTGGTGGAAGGGACCTTGTATGAAGAGGTGACGTCAGCCAGCTACTCTGAGAACGACATCAGCAACTCGCTGAAAAACGGCATCCTCTACCTCGAAGATCCCATCGACCAT ACATGGACCCCACACTATTTTGTCCTAACGAGTAATAAGATCTACTACTCAGAGGAGACATCTCATTACCAGACAGctgatgaggaggaagacgaTGAAGGAAAAGAG GAGTGTAACAACAACGAGCAGCACTGTGCGGAGCGCTGGTTCCACGGGAAGCTGGGTGGAGGTCGGGATGGTCGGCAGGTGGCTGAGAAACTGCTGCAGGAATACTGCGAGGGCGGGGCTAAAGACGGCACCTTCCTGGTGCGGGAGAGCGAGACGTTTGTCGGAGACTACACCCTCTCATTCTG GCGCTCCGGTCGTGTCCAGCACTGCAGGATTCACTCGCGTCAGGAGTCGGGCTCCACGCGCTTCTACCTGACTGACAACCTGGTGTTTGACAGCCTGTACCGGCTCATCTGCCACTACAGGGACACGCCGCTGCGCTGCAACGAGTTCGAGATGAGGCTGGGCAGCCCCGTACCGCAGCCCAACGCTCACGAGAGCAGAGA GTGGTACCACTCCAGTCTGTCCCGCGTTCAGGCTGAACATATGTTGATGCGTGTGCCCAGAGACGGAGCTTTCCTGGTGCGAAAACGCAGCGAACACAACTCCTACGCCATCTCTTTCAG GGCTGAGGGCAAGATCAAGCACTGTCGCATTCAGCAGGAGGGCCGGCTCTTCATGCTCGGCAGCTCGGCAGAGTTCGAGAGTCTGGTCGACCTGGTGAGCTACTACGAAAAACATCCTCTTTACCGCAAGATGAGGCTGCGCTACCCCATCAACGAGGACACTCTGGACCGCATGGGCACCACG GAGCTGGACTATGGCGCCCTGTACGAGGTTCGCACTCCTCATTTCTATGTGGAGGCCAATAAGATGCCCACAGCCCGG TGCACAGTCAAGGCTCTGTATGATTACCGAGCCCAGAGGGAAGACGAGCTCTGTTTTCCCAAACAGGCGCTGATCCTCAACGTGGACAAACAGGAGGGCGGCTG GTGGCGAGGCGACTATGGTGGGAAGAAACAGCTGTGGTTTCCTGCCAACTATGTGGAGGAGGTGCCCAGCTCTCCCACCAGAGACCTGAATGAAGCT TCCACAGAGAACAGTCCTCTGGGTACGTTCCTCAAGGGTTTCATCGATGTACCCACCTGCCACGTCG TGATTCATAAAGATGGGAAGAACTCTCGACCCTTCGTGTTCACGATCCACTCCCAGCACCTCTCCTCTCACCCGGTCCAGACCCTGGACGTGGCAGCGGACAGTCTGGAGGACCTGAGCAACTGGGTCAGCAAGATCAGAGAGGCTGCCCAGAACGCCGATGCACGG ATGCAGGAGGAGAAgcagatggagaggaggaagaagattGCAGTGGAGTTGTCAGAGCTCGTGGTTTACTGCAGACCTGTCCCCTTCAATGAGGACA AGATCGGGACGGAGAGGGCGTGTTACCGGGACATGTCATCCTTCCCAGAGACGAAGGCAGAGAAGTTTGCGACACACACTCGAGGAAAACGCTTCCTGCAATACAACCGCCGCCAGCTTTCCAGAGTTTATCCCCGTGGACAGAGACTGGACTCGTCCAACTACGACCCACTTCCCATGTGGCTGTGTGGCTCCCAGCTGGTTGCACTCAATTTCCAGACCCCAG aTAAACCTATGCAGCTGAACCAGGCCTTGTTCATGCTTGGAGGTGGCAGCGGTTACGTTCCCCAGCCCGACATCATGAGGGACGACATCTTTGACCCTTTCGACAAGGACACACTGCACGTGGAGCCGATCACCGTCCAGTTACAG GTGTTGGGGGCTCGTCACCTGCCCAAAAATGGCCGCAGCATTGTGTGTCCCTTTGTGGAGGTGGAGATCTGTGGGGCCGACTACGACGGCTGCAAGTGCAAGACAGATGTTGTAG ACAACGGTCTGAATCCTGTGTGGGTGCAGAAccagtttgtgtttgacatCCACAACCCCACCTTCTCCTTTCTGCGTTTCGTTGTCTACGAGGAGGACATGTTCAGTGACCCCAACTTCCTGGCACAGGTGACGTATCCTGTGCGTCTGCTGCGAACAG GCTACAGGAGCGTACCTCTGAAGAACAGCTACAGTGAGGAGCTGGAGTTGGCATCACTTCTGGTTCACGTTGAGATCGTCAATGCAAAG GAAGAAGACGACGAGAACCTGTACACGTCCATCCAGCGGCTGCGGGATCGGACCAGCGAACTGTCCAACCAAGTTTCTCTGCTGGAGAGGGCGGGCTCGGCAGACCTCAGCTACCAGCAGAGCCTGGAGGAGCTGAGAGCAGCTCAGGATCAGCTGAGCGAGCTGGTTGAGGCTCGAAACCGCAG